In Actinomycetes bacterium, the DNA window TCACGCTCGTGATGCTGATTTCATCAGCTCGCCATCACCGCACCCTCGTGCGCTAGCAACCATTGCTTCACCTGCACTCCATAGCCGTAGCCACCCAACGATCCGTCTGCGGCAACTACACGGTGACAGGGAACGAAGGGTGCAATTCGATTGGCCCCACATGCCGCGCCCACCGCGCGCGCCGCGCGAGGATGCCCGATCCGAGCGGCAACCTCAGAGTACGCCCAAACCTCCCCCGAAGGAATCTCCCGCAGCTCTTGCCACACGAGTTCCTGAACAGGAGAGCCGCTTTGCTGCACTCGCGGCCGAGCGAGAGCGGCAAGATCTCCGGCAAGGTAGTCAGACCAAGCCTTCGCTACATCAGCCACCTCACCGCGCTGCGGCTGCCTCAGCAATCCCGCTGCGGCGGCGAGTTTTTCGACCGGAGCAAAACCAGCCGCCACGATCTGATCCTCGTCAAGAATGACTACGAGTTCCGCGGGGCCA includes these proteins:
- a CDS encoding methylated-DNA--[protein]-cysteine S-methyltransferase; the encoded protein is MRLHRGCQEAEPRRTCSLRYQRGCTEVNPQEGIAAPRFLISAWREVQWLTAFGEVRSLLGDYYICVHFQVLAGGPAELVVILDEDQIVAAGFAPVEKLAAAAGLLRQPQRGEVADVAKAWSDYLAGDLAALARPRVQQSGSPVQELVWQELREIPSGEVWAYSEVAARIGHPRAARAVGAACGANRIAPFVPCHRVVAADGSLGGYGYGVQVKQWLLAHEGAVMAS